The Myripristis murdjan chromosome 8, fMyrMur1.1, whole genome shotgun sequence genomic sequence ttttctcatttcatcttcAGACCTAATAGATGTGGTCGTGACACTAGATGAAGAATTGTTTTGGGCGTTCATTTTGTTCCATCCTCTCTGTGATTGAAAACCATATTTCAAAGGACAGAAGACTTGTTGTTTATCTTAGTAATTGTCAGTTTTGCTTCATGTCTATCAAAGTTGGTAAAGAATCCTGAGATCCAAGATCATCAAACTCTTGCACGTGCCTCTAAACACCACAGTTGAATCATTTGTGTTAAGGCTTGGGTGAAGTGACGCCTAAGAGACTTGATAATAGTCCCTAGTGTCTGTTAACAAGTGTACAGACTAGAGTATTGTTTTGACTCTACTGTATAACCACCCACTAGCCAGACAAATGCTTACTGGCACTTTGGTTTTATCTCATATTGAATTGAAACTGAATTATAAACTTTCACATTAATCTTTGGGAAACGCAATATTATACAGTATTAGGGGCTGAGTGGAGCTTCatttatatacactactcacaaaaagttagggatatttggcttttgggcgaaatttatggaaaaagtaaaatgttcacgctacagttatatcatgaaagtagggcatttaagtagaagcatacactggtgatttcctcatctcaaacaatttcttgaaacaaaagccaacaacagtggtggatataccacaacaaaaaatgtcagtgtcaataacttgtcatgtgcccttgagcatcaattacagcttgacaacaacgtctcatgctgttcacaagtcgacttattgtctgctgaggcatggcatcccactcttcttgaagggcggccctcaggacattgagcttctggggtacagagctccgagcctctacacggcgactcagctgatcccataggttttctatgggattcaggtctgagaaagtgcaggccactccatttgaggtaccccagtctccagcagccattccctaatgatacgacctcgatgagctggagcatcaaacacctgatgtgaattttgccgttaaactccttgttagagaacagcaacttgtgcaaaaagtactgaaacattgaacagttggacatgtgcattcaaaagtttacagaaggtcacattaagttcacctgtaaaggttataatgcattttaggttcatcctgaaatttcacccgaaagccgaatatccctaactttttgtgagtagtgtaggtTATTATCTGTTACATTGAATGGCTCTGGTCACACTGATGTTGCACTTGTTGGCAGCTTCAGCACCCATGAGTTCATCACCCATGAGCACCAACAACTTAATATTGACAAATATTACCTAGAAAATGTGACTTGTATGACTTATGCAATTAGGCAgtaactgaatgtgtgtgtacttgtgtgtatgcatgcattatAGATACACTTGCCTGCTGTTTACTGTACTTTAATTTGAACTACACCATAGTAATTGGTGGAAAGATATCAATTTGTTTACTGTGAAACCCCATATCCATGTGGAGTTGGATTCAATAACATGTTTATTtcaatgtgtgttgttgttcagAAGCGGCTCCTGTAAGAACAGCTCCCCAACAAGGACAGCCCTTACCTCCAGACTATGGTCCTCCCCCCTATGAGGCCACGCAGCCAGGCTTCCTACCCCCACATGTCCCTGGTGAAGGGCCCATGCCCATGCCTATGCCCATGCCACCACCACAAGGTACCAGAGCCTCCGTGCAAAtgtattttgcttattttatttataaaataagtaataaagtaataagTCACTAAAACAACAATTAGGGTCATAAATTCCATTGTATTATTGTCATTTGTTATtatgtatttctctttttttaaaccatgaaGTCTGttgagatattttttaaaatcatttttatgagagacctggccaagacagcAGCATCTAATGGTTGAATATACAAATGAACATCACATGCACCAAGGAGTATCAGATTAGGACATATGTACCTAAAATGTACAATATCCAGTACACAATCAAAAGGATAAAAAGTCAAGATAGTGAAAGAGCGTCTTGTCTAAAAGacatatttaaaaacatttgaatttgtcaAAATAGGCGATTTTCATGgagacaaaaacaatgttaaacaGAGTGTCCGGTTGGTGACATCTGCTGATGAAAGGCAGCATTGCAACCCGTGAGGCATGAACAAATTTGGAAGCGTCACATAATGTGAGTAATTAAATGGTTTTGGCTAACATTAGTGCCACAATATACTAATACTCTGTCCAAAGTGTTTATAGTTGGATGCATAAAAATCCAGGaaattttttttggcaaaaagtcaatttatttaattttgccaTAACAAATCGATACGTTTGCACTGCTGCATTAATTTGAAGCTTTCATTAACCAACACAAAAGCTATTAGGAATTCAACTGCTGAAGCCCAACCCAAACTATTGAATgaagtttatttttcatgcatatCGAACAGAAATGGCAGATTGGGGGAAAACTACAACAACTTCACTTGTGAAGTTGTAATCTGTTGAGCATAACACCCATTGTTATGAGCCGCTATCACCTCAACCCATGAATATCCTACTCTTTCATGTATAAGATTTTTTTGTAAGGTTGGCCAGTACAGTACAATTAGCCACACCTATCCCTACATTCATACAGTATATCAATGAAGTACatgatttgttttgctgcaggtGGCTTCTACCCTCCTCCACCTGGTCACTTTCCTCACCCCATGCCAGGACAGATGGGTCCTGGTCCAAGTCACTTCACCCATATGGGAGGTCACACAGCTACAGTCTTGGCACCCCCAGGTGCAGCCACCACGGTGACTGTCCTGCAGGGGGAGATGTTCCAGTCCACACCGGTGCAGACTGTGTGTCCGCACTGCCAGCAGGCCATCATCACCCGCATCTCCCATGATGTCGGCCTCATGAACACGCTCTTCTGcctcttctgcttttttgtggGGTGAGTTACAGGCCAGAAGCCAGGCAGAACCTCTGTAACATGTCGCATCACCACATTGTGAAATAATTGTACATTGATTCATGTGTGCTTATacatactgtttgtttttggtaatGATGTTTGAGTGTGATAGCAGAAGACCTTTAGACACCTTTTACTCCCAGTTGTTCCACTACAAGGCCACCCTGTGTGGTGCTGTGACATTCACAGGTCCATTACACCAGCCTGCTTGGTGGTTCCAGGTCCCGACTGTCAAATATTGTGGTCCAGTTTGATAATAGGTGCGGGTGAACCTTTGGACCAAAACTAAGCGCagaatgacatcatcagtgtttTCCATACATTCAGCTGCTTTACTGAGGCAAATGAAACAAACTTACTGGTGACCTACTACTACTATAAACTCATGTAAGCATAGCAGTTGGCATACCAGAGTCATAGCAACACTGACttagcaaccccatagcaacaAGCAGAGCCTTGTTAGTCCCATTTCCAGAGGAAATGCAATTGGGCTCACTGAGCTCAGCTCACTACAGCCCTTCACAGCTCAGGTCTGACATATTACCGTGCTAGTCTTGCTCCCATCCTTTCACATATTCCATAAATGGATCAGGTTGGTAAGGGCCACAAAGATATTCTTGTACACATTGACTTACAGGTATGTAGGTGCAAGTGTACATTGCAGTTGTagagcatgtgtatgtgcacatgcagtGCACATGTATTCAAAACAACGAGCAGCAGCCTTCTAGCAGTGGTGGTGGCGCTGTCACTGTATACAGGGTTTGTTTGGCTGTTGGAGAGGCCTGGGTAGTGACATCAGCACTGGGGGACCAATGCTGTGCTGCACAGGGATATGAGAGTCAGGTTCCCAAGACTAGTGTTAAGTTTCTCAGTTCAAGCTTTAAAAGTTGTACACTTTTCATGAAATTGTTTTCATATGGTGTCTCTGTGAAGTATGAAATGTTTCATGATGTGTTTCAAGCTAAGTTGAAATTGAattgttttgaattttacaatattttttatcatcTGTCTGTTCCTTGTTTACAGGTGTGATCTTGGCTGCTGCTTGATTCCCTGTCTGATTGACGACCTCAAGGATGTGACACACACCTGCCCTTACTGTAAGGGCTACATTTACACATACAAGCGTATATGCTAACCACCGACAGCTGTATGCTACAAAGacatgtatatgcacacacattaaatccacagctccccctgctggtaATGACAGGCTTTCCCCCCCCATTTTGCTCAGTGTTGTGCAGCCCTCTTTAATAGTAGGTGCGGTTTTATCATTAGTTCACTGaatctttattgtatatatctTTCAGCATTTAACATTTATGTATAAACATGTAGTTCAAATCTCACACTGGACTACAGGAGATCAAGGGCACCAAATCATCCACAAAGATGGATAAGTGGCAGACACACGGGTATATCTGATACTGTATGAGAACCAATTGGTGAAGGAAACGCATGGGACATCATGCATCTGGGATGGGAAAAATATCCAAGAGTAGACAGATAGTCTCATTTAGGGAAGCTGTGAAAAcggtcactttattaagttgaAATCATCTGTGAATCTTGCTGAGAAGCAGGCGTACTTCAGTTAACATTAGCTgggtcagtgtttttgtttttcagtttattttaaatattttatccaTTATTTAAACATGTTAATACTGAGATATGTGAACATCTCTGTCCATTTCTGATAAGTATTTATGTTCTAATTTACCTAGTCTTTCCTGTATTCTGCATATATCCCTCCTTGAATGTCAGTAAAATTaactaaacatttatttttatcttaataaactaatttatttactttcttgCGAACAACCAAGGTTGTTATGTTACTCGCTATGTTTATGAATCTACTGGGTCATAGCCACTTGTCACAAGATGTTCAATCAACTAAGGATGAGTTGTTACATTACCCATTGTCCATCATACTGTACTTAATTTTGATAATAAAGCAACTATTTGCACTTTTGAGTTTAAATTGACATTATCCCATGTAAACTTTAATGCATTCATGGCAACATCACTTACCCCCTCGTTCTCAGTTCAGTGGAAGATCCAGTGGTTTTACCTTGTCACTTTAGTCGTAAAAACAGAATATAATAATGGTTATACTGAGCCTGTAGTTCAGCATGTCAGTCATCAGCCAGGACTGAGAACTCTCAACATGAATTTGTTCAGAAAGGAGTGCAGTGAAAGCAGCTCGGCCAGTAAATCTGCTCTGTCAGAGGGTGTTGTTATTAATGATGGAGACGCTCTGCGTGACATCACAGTAATCTTGTGTCCTCTCTCTGGCCATATGTCCAGTCTGCTGAGAGTCCTGTGCGTCAGTCTGCACTCTCTGATGCACCAGTCCAAACTAGATTTTTCtttcactgatgaaaaatgttggCTGATGATTCTTTGGTACCAGGGTGAACAGGTAGGTAGCTTAAAATGGGAAAgtgttagcaaaaaaaaaaaaaaaaaaatcacctacATTGGTGACACCATCATAATAACACTTAAATAGGCCTGCAGTCAACTAATATGACATCATCTCTAAGATTACTTGCATTGCTCCGATGCATGTTAGATACCACGTAAAGCAAATACAGATACATGTCTGTCTTGACTGCGATACTgtaactgaagaaaaacaagcactACTAGCTGTTTTCTAAGGATAAGCTTCATGTAAATCACTGTATGAGACATCACGGAAAACGTACAATGTGATTCCATCAAGATATTAACTCATCAAGATATTAACTAATACTAATAACATGACAAACAGTATGTTGGACCGCAGCATGCACATCAGACATTCCCCGTAACTCGTCAAAGGCAGAGCATCTCTGCAAGATCCATACATTTCCATTCGATACTTCTCACTGGCTGGTTCCCTGACTTTGTGTGCTTTTGAATCttctaaaaaaaatgtgacttggGGCTAGTTGTACAAGAAAAGCAGTACCATTTTGAGTTGAAGGATTGCATTGAACTTTTATTACAAAGTACTGTAAGCCATTATTGTGGATAACGCTGGTATGCATTGCTCTTTAAATGTGATATGTATAACTGTAAATCAAGATTTGTTGCATACAGGTACTATTTTATCAATAAAAGTCAGAACATGATGAAGATTTTCATTGCAAttgatttttaatgttattttttaatatcaacTATGTCTGGAAATTGAATGATTTCAGCATCTCagacaaaagtttcttcagttaAGTCTATACACTGAAGAGGAAAGTGCACAGTTTGCAAaccagttagaaaaaaaaaaacagtaattccTGCAGAttgataacaaaataataaaggCTTAAAATGAGGCAAGGTGAAGAGGAAGTTATAGAAAAACCTGTGACATATCAGCATTAAATACACCttaatttttttaaaggcaTCAATCTCTCCACCGATGTCCACACTGGCTATTGCAGCATTTGTAGAAAGTTGTCATCGGTTCATCTGCTGATCGTGTCTGAATCTGCATGAAGTACGCCCGAGGATGCTCACACTTGGGACAAGTTTCTGCAAACGCAAAGACAAATGTGTCGTGTTACACAGGGGCTGCAACTTTTAGTTTGTTGAAGTTGAAATTCATAGCAGATGGTGCAGCTAAGACAACCAGATAAAGGCTTTCTCACAAATGAATTCATCCTGTGCAACACATCCATCAGAAAAGTGTGGATGCAAGCTCTTGTAAACTCGTGAAACTGTTGCTTTACACTTGAGGCTTTTGTGAGCGCTTTGGTGTAAAAGATAACCATTTTGTTTGAACTCAAGGAATTTGATTGGTGCTGGGGTTTGAAAGACGGATACACACGACACAGTGCAAGACAAAATTCACTCTACCATTAAACACAGCACTTAACAGGGTTGGACATGAGAATGCTGTAAGGCTTTGGCAGTGCAAAGTGATGAGGATCTTTTGTAGAGCTGACAGGCAAGCTCCTGCTTCAAACACACCTTTGGCCCACATTCACATGGGAAGAACTGACCTGGAAGACTGTAAATGGGCCAGGGAACTAAACATAACTCATCTTGGTTAATTAGAGGTGTGCTATCATTTAAGCGACACGGTGAGGCCTGGGAGCTGTGC encodes the following:
- the cdip1 gene encoding cell death-inducing p53-target protein 1 isoform X1, which produces MSSDPPPPYPGGPSAPLIEEKNGQPEAAPVRTAPQQGQPLPPDYGPPPYEATQPGFLPPHVPGEGPMPMPMPMPPPQGGFYPPPPGHFPHPMPGQMGPGPSHFTHMGGHTATVLAPPGAATTVTVLQGEMFQSTPVQTVCPHCQQAIITRISHDVGLMNTLFCLFCFFVGCDLGCCLIPCLIDDLKDVTHTCPYCKGYIYTYKRIC
- the cdip1 gene encoding cell death-inducing p53-target protein 1 isoform X2, which encodes MSSDPPPPYPGGPSAPLIEEKNGQPAAPVRTAPQQGQPLPPDYGPPPYEATQPGFLPPHVPGEGPMPMPMPMPPPQGGFYPPPPGHFPHPMPGQMGPGPSHFTHMGGHTATVLAPPGAATTVTVLQGEMFQSTPVQTVCPHCQQAIITRISHDVGLMNTLFCLFCFFVGCDLGCCLIPCLIDDLKDVTHTCPYCKGYIYTYKRIC